The following are from one region of the Treponema denticola genome:
- a CDS encoding spiro-SPASM protein: protein MKSFAVLSAYDISEYSFKKLESGIIPFEASFRAAAAFPDCKKIIILTSASCEAPIVSILKNIKSDELKIEWKVKVLEKISPQAIFSEAAKEAETESSGFENVFFLHGDEPFIDLNATEKLFKQHLEYRAEYSFADGYPEGLIPEILTSGLCPILAKLSENETSFERSFIFDTIKKEINSYDIETMIAPFDLRHLRLRFAADSKRNALLCSRFTGINAENYAKLIEEKKAELFTLPAYYGIEINSSYPLKSIYKPNEVLGLEEKKEMDKAALFSLIEKIAEYSDDAVISLSVFGEPSMYQDCLSVIEKILSFPKLSVLIETCGLYWPSSFIERVEKVIDVSPKRKNKMLPVYWIVCIDAVSSGMYAKVHGLSEDEANIKLKQALTFTDSLKKVFPDAVWAQIMRMKENEIEVEPFYRFWKNLGVNVIIQKYDTFCKLLEDRRVADLSPFNRHPCWHLKRDMYILADGSVPLCKEDVKRNNILGNAFSDSLDSIRKKAFEAYKKHLECRYGDLCGACDEYYTYNF, encoded by the coding sequence ATGAAGTCTTTTGCTGTTTTATCCGCCTATGATATTTCGGAATATTCGTTTAAAAAACTCGAAAGCGGCATCATCCCATTTGAAGCCTCTTTCCGTGCGGCTGCGGCCTTTCCTGATTGTAAAAAAATTATTATTTTAACCTCCGCTTCTTGTGAAGCCCCTATCGTTTCCATATTAAAAAATATAAAATCGGACGAGCTAAAAATAGAGTGGAAGGTTAAGGTTTTGGAAAAAATAAGTCCTCAAGCCATATTTTCGGAGGCTGCAAAAGAAGCCGAAACGGAATCTTCCGGTTTTGAAAATGTTTTCTTTTTGCATGGAGATGAGCCTTTTATCGATTTAAATGCAACGGAAAAACTTTTTAAGCAGCATTTGGAATACAGAGCAGAATATAGCTTTGCCGACGGATACCCTGAGGGGCTTATCCCTGAAATTCTTACCTCCGGCCTCTGTCCTATTCTTGCAAAGCTTTCCGAAAATGAAACTTCCTTTGAGCGTTCTTTTATTTTCGATACGATAAAAAAAGAAATAAACAGCTATGATATCGAAACTATGATAGCCCCCTTCGATTTAAGGCATCTAAGGCTCCGCTTTGCAGCCGACTCAAAACGGAACGCTCTTTTGTGCAGCCGCTTTACAGGCATAAATGCGGAAAACTATGCAAAACTGATTGAAGAAAAAAAGGCAGAACTTTTTACTCTTCCTGCATATTACGGTATCGAGATAAATTCTTCCTATCCTTTAAAGTCGATATATAAGCCTAATGAGGTTTTAGGACTTGAAGAAAAAAAAGAAATGGATAAGGCTGCTCTTTTTTCTCTTATCGAAAAAATTGCAGAATATTCCGATGATGCCGTAATTTCTCTTTCGGTTTTTGGTGAGCCTTCAATGTATCAGGATTGCCTTTCGGTAATCGAAAAAATTTTATCGTTTCCTAAGTTATCCGTTTTGATTGAAACTTGCGGTTTATACTGGCCTTCATCATTTATAGAGCGAGTTGAAAAAGTTATTGACGTCTCTCCCAAAAGAAAAAACAAGATGCTTCCGGTTTATTGGATTGTATGTATTGATGCGGTCAGTTCAGGAATGTATGCTAAGGTGCACGGTCTTTCCGAAGATGAGGCAAATATTAAATTAAAACAAGCTCTTACTTTTACCGACAGTTTAAAAAAAGTTTTTCCCGATGCCGTATGGGCTCAAATTATGCGGATGAAAGAAAACGAGATAGAGGTTGAACCCTTTTACCGTTTTTGGAAAAACCTGGGCGTTAATGTAATTATTCAAAAATACGATACCTTTTGTAAATTACTTGAAGATAGACGAGTTGCAGACTTATCGCCTTTTAATAGACATCCATGCTGGCATTTAAAAAGGGATATGTATATTTTGGCTGACGGCTCGGTGCCTCTTTGCAAAGAAGATGTTAAAAGAAATAATATTTTAGGAAATGCTTTTTCGGACAGCTTAGACTCAATCCGTAAAAAAGCATTCGAGGCATATAAGAAGCATTTGGAATGCAGATACGGAGATTTGTGCGGAGCCTGCGATGAATACTATACCTACAATTTTTAA